In Cyanobacterium stanieri LEGE 03274, one DNA window encodes the following:
- the cas3 gene encoding type I-D CRISPR-associated helicase Cas3', producing MNNHNISIKLEARSIAKCGTLPPELEFMQTALQHQVDVFEQAKTHDLILDLAPTGTGKTKAGLSTLLHNPTKTAIYVAPTNALITQQTEAAIKFVKEANLPHIVKSASAKEIKQWSDNRVGRRSGEKLYNVLRNPSTIFPEIGENKPLLLVTNPDIFYYATFFAYNHLDKDNIASQFYSKFSTVIFDEFHLYSAKQLVSLFFYLALSHVFGFFKNNRKIILLTATPEPACNEALKLLGQEGVKIAYVDGESENKNLIPSQTAVNLEIRPLLDKDILLTEIKEEVIKKISNYPEQNGAVILDSKDYINRLSDLLKSANLDTYFGRITGSTSQAERAISAEKQVILATSTVDVGFNFEKNPQPDRQNLDWLIFSTRDYFSFWQRLGRVGRVLGKKITDIPSGAIAYLPSKAWEENITDLDIQGGRKALTEKLEKLVCLQRPFLDIYWKSEAFLEIAKPLLELEEKLESLPESNLVITLFQTMQNILGGNKDWKYYRYRMKILKGAENISKSSIKDIQNKWRYIKGGQIFVKNYFKAKYPEDYENIKKGINKIEEFESVFKEHRDVAEDLKEYAEIFTATYAPLFQFRESLFESLLIKDPHNFLVDEVDETILDPIHLLRYYEFINNGDYIEITARAKDIYQLNFSLRYFGTNQEFKNNELNKLTAWKNCRIARTLGSAIAPTPLIEKLEKKLIPGVIISTAINQGIIIQLRKQGLISYPINVRCKDMSKEYTFFPTLSGILTIAMVGFRLSLPDNENFYIT from the coding sequence ATGAATAATCACAATATATCCATTAAATTAGAAGCAAGAAGTATCGCTAAATGTGGTACTTTACCACCTGAATTAGAATTTATGCAAACTGCCTTACAACATCAAGTAGATGTTTTTGAACAAGCTAAAACCCATGATTTAATTTTGGATTTAGCCCCTACAGGTACAGGAAAAACCAAGGCGGGATTAAGCACTTTGTTACATAACCCCACTAAAACTGCGATTTATGTTGCCCCTACTAATGCTTTGATTACACAACAAACAGAGGCGGCAATTAAATTTGTCAAAGAAGCTAATTTACCTCATATTGTTAAATCGGCTTCTGCCAAAGAAATTAAACAATGGAGTGATAATAGAGTTGGTAGAAGATCAGGAGAAAAACTATATAATGTTTTGCGTAATCCTAGCACAATTTTTCCAGAAATTGGTGAAAATAAACCTTTATTATTAGTTACTAACCCTGATATTTTTTATTATGCCACTTTCTTTGCTTATAATCACTTAGATAAAGATAATATTGCTAGTCAATTTTATAGTAAATTTTCTACTGTTATTTTTGATGAATTTCATCTTTATAGTGCTAAACAATTAGTTAGTTTATTTTTCTATTTAGCTTTATCTCATGTATTTGGTTTTTTTAAAAATAATCGCAAAATTATTCTTTTAACTGCAACACCAGAACCAGCTTGTAATGAAGCCTTAAAATTATTAGGGCAAGAAGGAGTAAAAATTGCCTATGTTGATGGTGAAAGTGAAAATAAGAATTTAATTCCTTCTCAAACAGCAGTTAATTTAGAAATTAGACCACTATTAGATAAAGATATTTTGTTAACTGAAATCAAAGAAGAAGTTATCAAAAAAATTAGTAATTATCCTGAACAAAATGGAGCGGTTATTTTAGATTCTAAAGACTATATTAATCGTTTATCAGACTTATTAAAATCAGCTAATTTAGATACTTATTTTGGCAGAATTACAGGTTCAACTTCTCAAGCAGAAAGGGCTATTTCCGCAGAAAAACAAGTTATTTTAGCAACTAGCACTGTTGATGTCGGTTTTAATTTTGAAAAAAATCCTCAACCTGATAGACAAAATTTAGATTGGTTAATTTTTTCCACCAGAGATTATTTTAGTTTTTGGCAAAGATTAGGGAGAGTAGGAAGAGTTTTAGGGAAGAAAATCACAGATATTCCCTCAGGTGCGATCGCTTATTTACCATCAAAAGCATGGGAAGAAAATATTACTGATTTGGACATTCAAGGAGGTAGAAAAGCATTAACAGAAAAACTAGAAAAATTGGTTTGTCTTCAACGTCCTTTTTTAGATATTTATTGGAAATCAGAAGCATTTTTAGAAATAGCTAAACCTTTATTAGAATTAGAAGAAAAACTAGAAAGTTTACCAGAAAGTAATTTAGTTATTACACTTTTTCAAACTATGCAAAATATTTTAGGTGGTAATAAAGATTGGAAATATTATCGTTATCGAATGAAAATACTCAAGGGTGCTGAAAATATCAGTAAAAGTTCTATTAAAGATATTCAAAACAAGTGGAGATATATTAAAGGTGGACAGATTTTCGTTAAAAATTATTTTAAAGCTAAATATCCTGAAGATTATGAGAATATAAAGAAGGGAATTAATAAAATTGAAGAGTTTGAAAGTGTATTTAAAGAACATCGAGACGTAGCGGAAGATTTGAAAGAATATGCTGAAATTTTTACAGCAACTTATGCCCCTTTATTTCAATTTAGAGAGAGTTTATTTGAAAGTTTATTAATTAAAGATCCTCATAATTTTTTAGTAGATGAAGTTGATGAAACTATTTTAGATCCGATTCATTTATTAAGATATTATGAATTTATTAATAATGGAGATTATATTGAAATAACCGCTCGTGCTAAGGACATTTATCAATTAAACTTTTCTTTAAGATATTTTGGTACAAATCAAGAATTTAAAAATAATGAACTTAATAAATTAACTGCGTGGAAAAACTGTCGTATTGCTCGTACATTAGGAAGTGCGATCGCCCCTACTCCTCTTATTGAGAAGTTAGAAAAAAAATTAATACCTGGAGTTATTATTTCTACTGCTATTAATCAGGGAATAATTATTCAACTAAGAAAACAAGGTTTAATCTCTTATCCTATTAATGTTAGATGCAAAGACATGAGTAAAGAATATACTTTTTTCCCCACTTTATCAGGTATTTTAACCATTGCAATGGTTGGTTTTCGATTGAGTTTACCAGATAATGAAAATTTTTATATCACTTAA
- the cas6 gene encoding CRISPR-associated endoribonuclease Cas6, with amino-acid sequence MPHSLVINFTPINNIPVNYTSGKHLHALFLNLVNSIDNELAEYLHRSHSNKDFTISPLQVVNNHQNQLIWQHQKNIKKDSNCWWRITLLDDTLFSKLTKLWLNLRPQKPYHLGSGELIITSVLASLNSHSWANAISYQELYNKASETERNITFKIYTPTAFRQGKYDVSLPTAKLVFNSLWRKWEKYSNISFSTVNFDCLFPAYFDINTEIIIEPKTKFIGCIGTINYKILGEVETTIIKQINTLADYSFFSGLGRKTTMGFGVLKRLP; translated from the coding sequence ATGCCCCATAGTCTAGTCATCAACTTTACCCCTATAAATAACATACCTGTTAACTATACTTCCGGAAAACATTTACACGCTCTTTTTCTCAATCTAGTTAACTCTATCGATAATGAATTAGCAGAATATTTACACCGATCGCACTCTAACAAAGATTTTACCATTAGTCCATTACAAGTTGTTAACAATCATCAGAATCAACTTATTTGGCAACACCAAAAAAATATAAAAAAAGACTCAAATTGTTGGTGGAGAATTACTCTATTAGATGATACCTTATTTAGCAAACTAACTAAATTATGGCTTAATTTAAGACCACAAAAACCCTATCACTTAGGTAGCGGAGAATTGATAATCACCAGTGTTTTAGCTAGTCTTAATAGTCATTCATGGGCTAATGCCATTAGTTATCAAGAATTATATAACAAAGCATCTGAAACAGAAAGAAATATAACCTTTAAAATATATACACCTACAGCCTTTAGACAAGGAAAATATGATGTATCATTGCCCACCGCAAAATTAGTATTTAATAGCCTATGGAGGAAATGGGAAAAATACAGTAATATCAGTTTCTCTACCGTTAATTTTGACTGCTTATTTCCTGCTTATTTTGATATAAATACCGAAATAATTATTGAACCAAAAACTAAATTTATTGGCTGTATAGGTACAATCAATTATAAGATTTTAGGAGAGGTGGAAACCACAATTATTAAACAAATCAATACCCTAGCAGATTATAGCTTTTTCAGTGGACTAGGCAGAAAAACAACCATGGGTTTTGGGGTACTAAAAAGATTACCTTAA
- the cas4 gene encoding CRISPR-associated protein Cas4 — MENQLIPIASLNHYSYCPHRFWRMFCASEFTDNQYTIDGTTLHERVHTVGDLNLGETWQIRAIYLKSEQYKLIGKADLIEVENGTFYPVEYKRGKKGEWANDELQVVAQALCIEEMTGTHVHTGYIYYAQTHQRQEVKINSSLRQSAIASIKAIQEIIEKETIPKAEYSKKCKGCSLYSACMPIAKDKIKRYREEE, encoded by the coding sequence ATGGAAAATCAACTTATTCCCATTGCATCCTTAAACCATTATTCCTATTGTCCCCATCGTTTTTGGAGGATGTTTTGTGCCTCAGAATTCACTGATAACCAATATACCATCGATGGTACAACTTTACATGAAAGAGTCCATACCGTAGGAGATTTAAACTTAGGAGAAACATGGCAAATTAGAGCAATTTATCTCAAATCTGAACAATATAAATTAATTGGTAAAGCAGATTTAATTGAAGTAGAAAATGGCACTTTTTACCCTGTGGAATATAAACGAGGTAAAAAAGGCGAATGGGCAAATGATGAATTGCAAGTTGTTGCCCAAGCCTTATGTATAGAAGAAATGACTGGTACTCATGTTCACACTGGTTATATTTATTACGCTCAAACCCATCAAAGGCAAGAAGTAAAAATTAACTCATCCTTAAGGCAAAGTGCGATCGCATCTATCAAAGCTATTCAAGAAATTATAGAAAAAGAAACCATACCCAAAGCAGAATATAGCAAAAAATGTAAAGGATGTAGTCTTTACTCCGCTTGTATGCCCATAGCAAAAGATAAAATCAAACGCTATCGGGAAGAAGAATAA
- the cas1d gene encoding type I-D CRISPR-associated endonuclease Cas1d, producing MGTIYVTQDDAFIGKIDERIHIKADKQKLLEVPLIKVDGLVILGRANFSPALVAELLKRKIPMSFLTTTGKYLGRLEPELSKNIFVRKAQWSVEENTEKSIHIVKAFIRGKLKNYRNFIKLRHRQIPNNRLQNSSDKIQQIIDSLDYKNNINSLRGLEGAGSAIYFGCFDQLIKNKQFSFSTRNRRPPTDPVNSLLSLGYALLRHDLQSAINIVGFDPYLGYLHVSHYGRPSLALDLMEEFRPLVTDAVVLNLINNQKLNPKDFITEPLSNALSLTKEGLKIFLRSYEEKKQSKFKHPVLKRQCTYQEAFEIQTRFLAKYLMEETEQYPPLIIKK from the coding sequence ATGGGAACAATTTATGTAACTCAAGATGACGCTTTTATCGGTAAAATTGACGAAAGAATTCATATAAAAGCAGATAAACAAAAACTATTAGAAGTTCCATTAATAAAAGTAGATGGATTAGTAATTTTAGGTAGAGCAAATTTTTCACCAGCCCTAGTAGCTGAATTGTTAAAAAGAAAAATTCCCATGAGCTTTTTAACAACCACAGGAAAATATTTAGGAAGACTCGAACCAGAATTAAGCAAAAATATATTTGTAAGAAAAGCCCAATGGTCAGTAGAAGAAAACACAGAAAAATCAATTCATATAGTCAAAGCATTTATCCGAGGTAAACTTAAAAATTATCGCAATTTTATTAAACTTAGACATAGACAAATACCTAATAATAGATTACAAAACAGTAGTGATAAAATACAACAAATAATTGACTCTTTAGATTATAAAAACAACATCAATTCCCTCAGAGGTTTAGAAGGTGCAGGAAGTGCCATTTATTTTGGTTGTTTTGATCAATTAATTAAAAATAAACAATTCAGCTTCAGTACAAGAAATCGTCGCCCACCTACCGATCCTGTCAACTCCTTATTGAGCCTAGGTTATGCTCTACTAAGGCATGATCTACAAAGCGCTATCAATATTGTAGGATTTGATCCCTATTTAGGTTATCTTCATGTTTCCCATTATGGCAGACCGAGTTTAGCATTAGATTTAATGGAAGAATTCAGACCATTAGTTACCGATGCTGTAGTATTAAATCTCATCAATAACCAAAAATTAAACCCTAAAGATTTTATCACCGAACCTCTCAGTAACGCTTTATCCTTAACCAAAGAAGGATTAAAAATATTTTTGCGTTCGTATGAAGAAAAAAAGCAATCAAAATTTAAGCATCCTGTATTAAAAAGACAATGTACCTATCAAGAAGCATTTGAAATTCAAACTCGTTTTCTCGCTAAATACTTAATGGAAGAAACAGAACAATATCCACCATTAATTATAAAAAAATAA
- the cas2 gene encoding CRISPR-associated endonuclease Cas2, translated as MFVVISYDITDNKRRTKIHNILKSYGQWVQYSIFECDLTDTQYAKLRHRLSKFLKDDSDSIRFYFLGQCCQGKIERIGGEKPPDNTIFFA; from the coding sequence ATGTTTGTTGTAATCAGCTACGATATTACCGATAATAAACGAAGAACAAAAATACATAACATCTTAAAATCCTACGGACAATGGGTGCAATATAGTATTTTTGAATGTGATTTAACCGACACTCAATATGCCAAGCTACGTCACCGACTCAGTAAATTTCTTAAGGATGATAGCGATAGTATTCGCTTTTATTTCTTAGGGCAATGTTGTCAAGGTAAAATAGAACGCATTGGAGGTGAGAAACCCCCTGATAACACCATCTTTTTTGCGTAA
- a CDS encoding RNA-guided endonuclease InsQ/TnpB family protein, translating into MLVIEAKLYGNQFQYKKIDQMIRTATFVRNSCLRYWMDNKGVGQYDLSRLCKELAKEFEWAKKLNSMARQASAERAWASIKRFYDNCQNPSLKKKGFPKYKKGRSVEYKTSGWELSKDRKAINFRDGFKAGWFKMRGGFDLNFYQLNQIKRVRVIRRADGYYVQFCIDQERQEDIKPSGNAIGLDVGLSHFYTDSNGQKVENPRHLRKSEKQLKRLQRQVSKKKKGSNSRKKAIKKLGRKHLKVSRQRKDWLVKLARCVVSSNDVVAYEKLTVKNMVKNHRLAKSINDASWRTFFDWLEYYGKVMGKIVFAVNPQYTSQECPNCKVIVKKTLSQRTHICKCGCVMDRDEAGAINILAKALRELSRGGQSQTSSLELVNANGHINLCQLSENLIDKLGG; encoded by the coding sequence ATGTTAGTTATCGAAGCTAAATTGTACGGCAACCAATTCCAATACAAAAAAATAGATCAGATGATTCGCACTGCTACTTTTGTGCGTAATTCTTGTCTTCGTTATTGGATGGATAATAAAGGGGTTGGGCAGTATGATTTATCTAGGCTCTGTAAAGAATTAGCTAAAGAATTTGAATGGGCAAAGAAACTCAATTCTATGGCTCGTCAAGCCAGTGCAGAAAGAGCTTGGGCTTCTATTAAGAGATTTTATGATAACTGTCAAAATCCTTCTCTCAAGAAAAAAGGCTTTCCGAAATACAAAAAAGGACGCTCTGTGGAATATAAAACCTCTGGGTGGGAACTTTCAAAAGATAGAAAAGCTATTAACTTCCGTGATGGTTTTAAAGCAGGGTGGTTTAAAATGCGAGGTGGTTTTGACCTGAATTTCTATCAACTCAATCAAATTAAACGAGTTAGAGTTATTCGCCGTGCTGATGGTTATTATGTACAATTTTGTATTGACCAAGAAAGACAAGAGGATATTAAACCTAGTGGGAATGCTATCGGTTTAGATGTAGGTTTATCTCATTTTTATACCGACTCAAATGGTCAAAAAGTAGAGAATCCAAGACACCTAAGAAAATCTGAAAAGCAATTAAAAAGATTGCAAAGACAAGTTAGCAAAAAGAAAAAAGGTAGTAACTCTCGTAAAAAAGCGATTAAGAAGTTAGGTAGAAAACACTTAAAAGTATCAAGGCAACGTAAAGACTGGCTTGTAAAATTAGCTCGGTGCGTGGTGTCATCTAACGATGTCGTAGCTTATGAGAAATTAACTGTTAAAAATATGGTTAAAAACCACCGTTTAGCTAAAAGTATTAATGATGCTTCTTGGAGAACTTTCTTTGATTGGTTAGAATATTATGGTAAGGTGATGGGCAAAATTGTTTTTGCTGTAAATCCACAGTATACCAGTCAAGAATGTCCTAACTGTAAAGTGATAGTCAAGAAAACTTTATCTCAAAGAACTCATATTTGTAAATGTGGTTGTGTAATGGATAGGGATGAAGCAGGGGCAATCAATATTTTAGCTAAAGCATTAAGAGAATTAAGTAGGGGTGGGCAATCCCAAACTTCCAGTCTGGAACTGGTAAACGCTAATGGACACATCAACCTCTGTCAACTGAGTGAAAACTTGATTGATAAGTTGGGTGGTTGA